From the genome of Sulfurimonas paralvinellae:
AGTCGATGGATCTGCGGCTTTGATCAAAAAGCGATAGAAAAAGCATTAAATTAAAAGATATATAACTTTTATAAAACTCTAAGATGAACTTATGTATAATTCCAGCCTCTTAAGCGATGTCAAGGTAGCTCAGCTGGTTAGAGCGCTGGTCTCATAAGCCGGAGGTCGAGAGTTCAAGTCTCTCTCTTGACACCATTTCTTAAGATACTTCTTACATTCCGGATTAGCTCAGCGGTAGAGTAGGTGACTGTTAATCACTTGGTCACTGGTTCGAATCCAGTATCCGGAGCCACTTCAAAATCAATTTATAAAATCAAAAAGATATAATAACAATGAAAAAAATACTACTACTATTAAGCACAGTGACTCTCTCCTTACAATTACATGCAAATGATTCATTCAACAGTGAAGCAAGCCACTTTGTTGGTGGAGCAGTTCTTGCCGGCGTCAGCACTGCTGTTGCAGATCAATTTTCTGACTATAAACAAGATCGTGCCATTATTGGATTTGGTGTGAGTGCACTGTATGGTCTGGTGGATCAAAGTATACAGTATGCTGAGTATGGCGGTGCTGGCGGACAATTCTTAGATTTCACTGCCAATACACTTGGGGCTGCCTTTGGTGCATGGCTTACTGATAAATATATTTTAACTCCTGTTATAACACATTCTCAAACTGAAGGTAAGTATGTCGGTCTGGCACTTGGGTATACTTTTTAATCCTTCAGACCAACTTCCTCTCTTTTTACCCACAACTTTTTCATAAACATTTTTTATCGTTTTTAATAATGCATTAATCTTAGAAGCATTATAATCATTGAACGATAGTCGGTCAAAATAAATTTGGAGGTTACTCTTGGCAATCATTGTCGATAAGGAACAGAAGAAAAAAGATATTGCTCTTGGGGCGAAAGAGCTGATTTTAGAAGAGGGTATTAACAACATTACGATCTCTCAAATTGCAAAGGCTGCCAAAATTGGCAAAGGGACGGTTTATGAATACTTCAAAAACAAAGATGAGATTGTTTTTGAACTCGTTGAAATTCTTATGCTCAAACATAACCTTGTAAAAGAGGCTAATTTAGCTGAACTTACTACAACGCGAGAAAAGATAAAAAACTTTTTTGGTTTCTTTTATGTAGATGCAGATAAAGAGCTGCGTGAGATATATAAGCAGTTTATGGCAATCGCACTGACAAGTAAAAATGAAGCAATGCTGGATTTTCAAACCGAGTGCTATAACTTTTATGCGAATTGGATGGAAACTATTGTACAAGAGGGAATCAATAAAGGTGAGCTAAAGGCTGAATCAAAAGAGTTTATTATGGGAATATTTGCTTTTGCACAGGGGCTTTTTTTGATGAGTGTTACTACAAAAGCCATTGATGATCTGCAAAACAAGATAAATGCACAGATAGATATTTTATTTGATTTAATGGAGAAATAAAAATGAAGAAACTACTTTTACTCACGGTTGTTCCTGTTTTGATGTTTGGTGATGATCTGAAGTCATTGCTGGAGTTCGCCAAAGAGAACAATAATCTTGTCAATGCTTCTAAAATTACTGTAGAGGCAAAAGACAAGGAGGTGCAAAGTGCAAAAAGCAACTATTATCCTACACTTGATGCAAGTGCTTTTTACAAAAGAGATGATGATGCAAGCCCTTTTCAACCGGGAACTGTCTATGGAGCAAACGCAAAACTTGGATTTGACATCTATGATGGCGGAAAAAAATCATATACTGAAAAACAAAAGATAAATGAGAAAAGAGCCGCCGGATTTACTTATGAAGATACGAAAAAATCAACTGAGCTTTCAATTACACAGGACTTTTATAATCTCCAAAGTCTCAATGCTTCGCTGCAAGCAAGAGTGGAAGCTTCAAACGCAGTAAAAGCACAACTTGACCGTGTCCGACATTTTTATGAGGCCGATTTAGCAACTAGCGATGATGTAGATAGACTGCAGTCTGCATATGACAGCAATATTTATGCGATTGAGTCTATCAAGTTTCAGATCACAGCGCTTAAAAAAGCACTAGAACTCAAAGTAGGAAAAAGAATCAGCTCTCTGGATGAATCTGAGTTTGTAAAAACTGTTCAAGACAACCAAGAAGAACTTGACAGTATTCAGGCTTTGAGGTTTAACAAACGTGCACTTGAGAATCTGAGTGAGACAGTGACGAGTTACTATATGCCTACTATCCGCATAGAAGATACCTACTCTGTTTACGGTTATCAAGACAAACCTGTTATACAGATTCCTGTTGCTGGTGTGCCGCCTGCACCAATAGAGCTTTTGGATAATCAAAACGAAATTATGGCAACAGTGGGTATACGACTCTTTGACTTTGGAACGCTTCGAGAACAAAAAGAGGCTATTCAACTGCAAGCAGATGCACTCAATCAGCAGATAATTTTTAAATCTAAAGAACAAAAAATGCAGTTAGAACTTGCAACGCAGCGTATTCATACTGCCAAACTCAACATAAAAAGTTCAAAAAGTGCTCTCAAAGCAGCAACTAGTGCTCTAAAAACAATTACCGAAAAATACAATGCAGGCATAGTGGACAATGTTGTCTATCTTGATGCGCTTTCATCAAAAACAGAGGCAAAAGCAAGGTATGAAACTGCGCTGAACAATCTGGAAATCGCTTATGCACTTTATTATTACTATAACAATAAAAATCTCGAGGAGTACCTCAAATGAAAAAAACAGTTTTAGCCCTATTAATGTTGGTGAGTTTCACTCACGCAGAGAAAATTTATGCTACTTTTGATGTGAGCGCGCAAAAGAGTGCGAACCTTGCTTTTACGGCCAGCGGTATCGTCAAGCAGGTCAATGTAGATATCGGTTCTGTTGTAAAAAAGAATCAGACTCTGGCTTCTCTTGATAATGATGACATTAAAGCGATGCTAGAGAAAACAAAGATAGTCTATAAATACGCAAAAAGAGAACTCGCTAGACAAGAGAAAATAAAAAAACTTATTGACGCAAGTAAATATGACAAAGTGCTTAGCAACTATGAAAATGCAAAAGCATCCGTTGCCTATCAGCAGGCCTTATATAATAAAACCATTTTAAAAGCTCCGTTTGAAGGTGTGATTTATGATAAAAGTATCGAAGTTGGAGATGCAGTGAGCGGCATGATGCTCAAAACCGTTTTTAAAATTCAAAGTCTGCGTGAGAGAAAACTCATTTTGGAGTTCGATCAAAAATATCATGGTGTAGTAAAAGTCGGGCAGACATTTGAGTACAGAGTAGACGGTGATAACAAAGCTTATAAAGGTGTTATCTCAAAAGTTTATCCGTATGCTGATTTCAAAAACAGAAAGATGCGGGCTGAAGTCAAAGCAAAAGATTTTACTGTCGGGCTTTTTGGCGATGGTTACATCATCGTTGATGGAAAATAAAAATGTATAAACTAGCGATAAACAGACCGATAGCGACACTGATGTATGTCTTTACATTAGTGATATTCGGTTATATGAGTTTTAAAAGTATGCCTTCGGCACTCTATCCAAATGTAGATTTTCCATTGGTTACAGTAAAGACTATTTACCCGGGTGTAGAAGCTGATACAATAGAGTCCCAGGTAACAGAGAAAATAGAAGAGGCGGTCTCACGCATCGGCGGTGTAGATTCCATTACTTCTACAAGCAGTGACGGTGTCTCAGTTGTCATTGTAAAATTCTTTTTAGAACGCAACATTGATGAAGCAACGAATGATGTGCGTGACAAAGTTTCAGCTGTAGTACTACCAAGAGATGCTCAGACACCGCTTGTCAGTAAGCTTGACATCGGCGGCGCACCTGTTATCAATGTCTTTTTAACAGCGAAAAAAGAGTCGTTGCAGCATCTTATGGTTTTTGCAGATGAAAAAGTCAAACCGGCACTGCAGAAGATCAATGGAGTAGGTGCGATCAATATTATCGGCTACAAAGACAGAGAGATTAAAATCTTTCCTGATATCTATAAACTCAATAAGTTCGGCATTACCGTTAAAGAATTAAATGACATAGTTGCACGTGAAAACGTTAAGATCGGTGGCGGGAAACTCATAACAAAAACCAAAGAGATCGTTCTCAAAACAAAAGCTGATGCACTCAGTGTAGATGAGTTGAAAAATATCATCGTCAAAGATGATCTGCGACTTAAAGATCTGGCAACGGTAGTCGACTCTTTGAGTGATGCAAAAAGTTACTCCTCATACAATGGCACGCCAGGTGTTATGCTTGAAGTGCAAAAGATCTCGGGAACAAATACCATAGACATTGTCAATCGTGTCAAAGCAACGATCCCACAACTGAAAAAGATGGCAGGGGAGAAGTATGGCGTCGCAACGCTGCAGGATACGACACCTTTTATCATCCACTCTCTTGAAGATGTAAAGTTCGATCTGATCTACGGTGCATTTCTGGCTGTTATTATTATATTTGTATTTTTGAGAAACTTTACTATTACTTTGGTTTCCGCTTTGTCGATCCCTATCTCTATTCTTGGCACAATAGCTCTGATGAACTTTATGGGGTTTGATCTTAATAAAATGACACTTATCGGACTTACTCTAGCCATCGGTATTATTATCGACGATGCCATTGTTGTACTGGAAAATATCTATAAAAAGATGGAAGCAGGGATGGATAAGTTTGAAGCGGCACTTTACGGTGTTAAAGAGATGGCATTTGCCATTCTTGCCATCTCGGCAATGCTTTTGGCGGTATTTCTGCCGGTTGCACATATGAGCGGGATAGTCGGAAAATTCTTTGAGAGTTTTGCTATGACGGTCGGTTTCGCTGTTATTATCTCTTACACGGTTGCCATGAGTTTTATGCCGAGTTTGAGTGCAAGGGTACTGCATAAAGGAGAAAGCAGGTTCTATAATATAACGGAACCGATCTTTCAACTTTTAGATAGAATCTATGCGGTAACACTGAAATTTGTATTGCGTTTTAAAGTGCTTACACTTCTCTTTGTCATTGGTGTTTTTGTCGCTTCTTTATCACTTTTTCCAAAAATCGGTATGGATTTCCTTCCTAAAGAGGATAAGGCAGAGTTTGAGATAAAACTGCGTGCTCCTACCGGAATAAGTCTTGATGAGATGATACGAGAATCCAAAGAGGTCGAAAATATGGTGCATGCAGATAAAAATGTCGTCTTTACCACTTTAAGCGTCGGATATAACAGCGTGAAAGAAAAAAATAAAGCCCTGATCTATGTCAAACTGACGCCAAAAGCCAAACGCGTTAAAAATCAAGAAGAGATCATCCAGTCATTTCGTCAAAAATTAAAAGCGTTTTCTGACAAGATGTTCATCACAGCTGCGGCTATTCCAAACATTAAAGGTGCGGGAGTGACGGTACCGTATCAGATCGTACTTACCGGAGACAGCTTTGATAAGCTTGACATGGCGCGTAAAAACCTGATGGATTACCTTGCCAAGAAAAAGGGATTTGTCGATATCGACTCTAATCTTGATGAAGGAAAACCGCAGATTGATATTAAAATCATTCGTGAAAATGCTAATCGTGTCGGTATCTCTGCAGCACAGATTGCAAAAGCGGTTTCTATCGCATTTTCAAGTGATCTGGAGATATCTTATTTTGAATACAGCGGGAAGCAGTATAAAATTACGCTTCGTCTGCCTGACAGTGAACGTGTGAGCATAGATGATCTGAAAAAGATCGAATTGCGTGCAAAAAATGGGCAGCTCATTTCTCTTGACGGACTCGTAGAGTTTCATAAGTCACAATCTCTTGCTTCTATTTACCACTACAACAGACAACGGCAGGTGACCATCTACTCTGATCTTTTTGGACTTGACCTTGGCGGTGCGGTAAAATATACGCAAGAGGGCGTTGATAAATGGCTTCCAAAAGGAGTGAATTATAAATTTACAGGTTTTGCAGAAGAGATGGGTAAGACAATGAAAGCTTTTGGTGTAGCCATCGGTCTTTCTGTAATTCTGATGTTTATTATTTTAGCGATTTTATATGAATCTCTTATTCAGCCGATTATCATCATGATGGCATTGCCGCTGAGCATTATCGGGGTTATGATAGCACTTTACCTCACGCAGCTTCATTTTAGTCTCTTTGTAATGATAGGTTTTATGCTACTTATGGGTATGGTCGGTAAAAATGCGGTACTGTTGGTTGACTTCGCCAACGAAGCCGTTGCCAAAGGTAAAGATGCCGATGAAGCACTCTTAGAAGCAGGTGAGAAAAGACTGCGCCCGATCCTTATGACGACGATTGCGATGATATTTGCGATGTTGCCATTGGCACTGAGTAATTCTTTGGGAAGTGAGACAAAAGCACCGATGGCCATTTCCATTATCGGTGGTTTAGTGAGTTCTATGGTATTGACACTGTTAGTTGTGCCGGTGATTTACAAGATGATAAATCCTCTTGATAGATGGTTGCGTAAATGGTACGAGAAAAAGATAGAAAATGACACTCTGGTAAAGGAGGCTTAGATGCAGATTTTTAAGAAATATTGGTTAGCGATTTTTATAGTGATTTTACTGGTGATTGCCAGTGTAATGATCTATACAAAGTTGCATCCGAAAACTTTAGCTTCAAATTTAGTTGAAGGAACCGGACGCATGGATGGTGATTTGGTCAATCTAAATGCCAAATATGCAGGAAGATTGGAAAAGATATTTGTTGATGAGGGCGTGCCTGTTACAAAGGGTATGGTTGTGGGCATATTAAAAAGCAAAGAACTTGAAGCGCAAAAAGCAAGTTTGCAAGAGCAGATAAAAGCAAAAGAGATTGAGCAGGATATTTCAAAAACTGCTATTCCTCTTCAACTTGAACAGGCAAAACAACAACTCTCTTCAGCGAAGGCTTCCCAAAATGCAATTGAGCAAAATATTTCGATTCAAAAAGAGGTGCTTGCTCAGGCTAAACGGGATTTTAAACGTTCTCAAAAACTTTATAAAAGTAAAAGTATTGACAAACACGCATTTGAACTTGCACAGCTTAAGGTCGATACCGAAAATAAAAAATTAGCAGCTTTAAACGAACAGTTAAAAGAGATTGAATCAGCCGTGAAATTAGCCAAAATCAGTGTAACTAATGCGCAAGCGGCACAACAAAATCTTTTAGCTATTCAAGCAGGGATTAAAGCGCTCAAAGCTTCAAAAGAACAAGTGGACGCGATGATAAATGAGATGACACTTCGTTCACCTATAGATGGAGTAACCGTTGAAAAAATTGCTAATGAAGGAGAAGTTATAGGCGGAGGTATGCCGGTAGCAACGCTTTTAGACCCTCATAGTTTATACCTGAAAATATTTGTAGATACTATTCAAAACGGAAAAATAAAGCTTGGTGATAAAGCGGTGATCTTTCTTGACGCCTATCCGGATCATCCTATTGAGGCAAAAGTTGTACGCATCGCCCAAAAGGCGGAATTTACTCCAAAAGAGGTAAGTGTACGCAGTGACAGAATTCAAAGGGTTTTTGCTGTGCATCTCAAGCCTCTCAAGGTTGATCCACTTTTAAAACTTGGTATTCCGGCGATTGGTGTTGTTTCCCTTGACGGTAAAGGTTTGCCGAATTCTCTTAATGATATTCCGGTACTTTAAAAAACATGGCTGCTCTTGAAGTAAAAAACGTCACTGTCTCTTACAAAAAAAGAGTAGGTATAAAAGATGCCTCACTTCAAGCCAAAAGCGGAGAAATTATTGGTTTCATCGGTGCCGATGGAGCCGGAAAAAGTTCATTGATGCATGCAATAGCAGGTGTTCTTCGTTTTAACGGGGAAGTTGTCTATAATGGTATTGCTTATCATTCACCAAAAGAAGCGGAAAAGATAAAGCCGGATATCGGACTGATGCCTCAAGGTATAGGGCTTGTACTTTACGACACTTTGACTGTGGGCGAGCATTTGTCATTTTTTGCTGATATTCGAGGTATTAAGAAAGACGAAAAGTTCTATGCATACAGAGAAAAACTGCTTCATATGGCAGGACTTGGTTCGTTTGTTGACAGAGAAGCCGGAAAACTAAGCGGCGGAATGATGCAAAAGCTCTCACTGATCTGTACACTTTTGCATCGTCCCAAACTGCTTATCTTAGATGAGCCGACAACAGGAGTGGACCCTTTAAGCCGTTTGGAGTTATGGGAGATCTTAGACAATATACGCAAAGAAGAGGGCACGGTCATCTTAGTAAGTACCGCTTATATGCAAGAAGCCTCCAAAATGGACAAAATACTTTTGTTTGATGAAGGTGAAATTATTGCAAGAGGAACAAATGAAGAACTCATAGACTCCATTCGTCCTTATGTATATGAGCAGAGTGATTGTGGCAATGAATGCCTGACATTTAATAAACGTACCTATTCACTGAATTTTTTAGATGTAAAACATGCAGAGCCTACATTGGAAGGACTCTTTTTTGTAAATGCTTTACAAAAGAAAAGGCTTCTGCCTCAAGTTGACATTGCTCAAAGAGATGAAGAACTTGCAATGCCGCCAGTTGTAATGCAGGCTAAAGGTGTCACAAAAAGATTTGGAAATTTTACGGCAAACGATCATGTAGACATAGAACTCAAACGCGGTGAGATCTTAGGACTGCTCGGTGCGAATGGTGCAGGAAAGACGACTTTTATAAAAATGCTTTTGGGACTTTACCCTATCGATGAAGGAGAACTTACCTTACTTGAAAAAGTCATTAAAAGCGGAGATGATCGTCAAACACTCAAATCTAAAATAGGCTACGTCTCACAGCACTTTGCACTCTATAATGATATGACTGTACGGGAGAACTTGATCTATTTTGCCAATATGCACCATTTGCCTTTAGATAAAGCTTTGCAAAGGATTGAGCAGTATGCCAAAGAGCTCGGCTTTAAAGAGTATATGGAAGAACTGCCGACCAACCTGCCTTTAGGTGTCAATCAACGATTTTCTATTGCAGCAGCACTTATACATGAACCGCTTGTGCTCTTTTTGGATGAACCGACGAGTGGAGTAGATACTATTGCAAGAGCGCAGTTTTGGGAGATACTAAGAAAGCTCAAAGAAAAATGGAATATCTCTATTTTGATTACGACACATTATATGAGTGAGGCGGAGTATTGTGACCGGGTCGTACTTCTCAAACAAGGTAAAAAGATCGCAGATGACACTATAGAGAATTTTTACAAATCCCATCCAAACGCTGCAACTTTTGAAGATATTTTCCTGAGCTATTACAAGGATGTTTCATGAAAATAACGACTATAAAAGCATATATGTTAAAAGAATTTATGGAGCTCTATAGAACGCGTCTTATTGTGATGGTGTATCTTCTTCCGACAATGATCTTACTGCTTTTTGGATATGGCATCCGCATGGATGTAACGCATGCTCGGGTTTTGATCATCGACAATGACAAGAGCCAATATTCCAACATGCTCACCTCCAAGTTCGAGCATACAAAGTACTTCAACGCCCAAGTTTCACAGATGGATGAACAGAGTGCACTTCGACTTATAAAGCAGGCGAAAAAAGATGCTATTGTCATTATTCCAAGTTCTTTTGAAAAACGACTTTTACATGGGCAAAAAAGTGAGATCGGTGTCTTTGTCGATGCATCGTTTCCTACTCGTGCAACAACAATAGAGAGTTACATAGAAGGTACTGTGCTTGATGCTGCGAGTGAGGTGGCAAAAAAAAGTGGACTTGCTTCTAAAGGATTGATAACACTCAATCAGCGCACGCTGTTTAATCAGGCAATGCGTGATGAAGATGCCATCGTTCCGGGACTTATCGGGCTTGTTCTTTTGGTCGCTCCGGCTATACTTGCGGCACTTCTGATCGTAAAAGAGAAAGAAAAGGGTACTATCTTTAATTTCTATGCTTCGCCACTCAGTAAAGGTGAATTTTTATTTGCAAAACTCTTTCCTGCATTTTTACTGCACTCTGCGAATATTTTTATACTCTTTTTGTTGGCTGTCTATGTGTTTAGCGTTCCTTTTCGAGGGAGTTTTATGCTTTACTGGCTGAGCAGTGAGCTGTATGTACTCATTAGCCTTTCAATCGGCATGCTCATTTCAGTTATAACGAGTAGACAGGTGGTTGCAGTTGTTCTAACGGTCATTATCACTATTATTCCGGGGTTTTTATACTCCGGTATCTTGATGCCTATCTCCTCTATGGTCGGAGAGTCGTATTATGAAGCACACAGTTTTCCTGTCATGTATTACAATCATATTATTTATGATACATTTTTAATAGGGCAAGGGTTAAGCTCTGAGAAAAATATTTTATATCTATTTATCCTGAC
Proteins encoded in this window:
- a CDS encoding TetR/AcrR family transcriptional regulator, with translation MAIIVDKEQKKKDIALGAKELILEEGINNITISQIAKAAKIGKGTVYEYFKNKDEIVFELVEILMLKHNLVKEANLAELTTTREKIKNFFGFFYVDADKELREIYKQFMAIALTSKNEAMLDFQTECYNFYANWMETIVQEGINKGELKAESKEFIMGIFAFAQGLFLMSVTTKAIDDLQNKINAQIDILFDLMEK
- a CDS encoding TolC family protein, which encodes MKKLLLLTVVPVLMFGDDLKSLLEFAKENNNLVNASKITVEAKDKEVQSAKSNYYPTLDASAFYKRDDDASPFQPGTVYGANAKLGFDIYDGGKKSYTEKQKINEKRAAGFTYEDTKKSTELSITQDFYNLQSLNASLQARVEASNAVKAQLDRVRHFYEADLATSDDVDRLQSAYDSNIYAIESIKFQITALKKALELKVGKRISSLDESEFVKTVQDNQEELDSIQALRFNKRALENLSETVTSYYMPTIRIEDTYSVYGYQDKPVIQIPVAGVPPAPIELLDNQNEIMATVGIRLFDFGTLREQKEAIQLQADALNQQIIFKSKEQKMQLELATQRIHTAKLNIKSSKSALKAATSALKTITEKYNAGIVDNVVYLDALSSKTEAKARYETALNNLEIAYALYYYYNNKNLEEYLK
- a CDS encoding efflux RND transporter periplasmic adaptor subunit, producing the protein MKKTVLALLMLVSFTHAEKIYATFDVSAQKSANLAFTASGIVKQVNVDIGSVVKKNQTLASLDNDDIKAMLEKTKIVYKYAKRELARQEKIKKLIDASKYDKVLSNYENAKASVAYQQALYNKTILKAPFEGVIYDKSIEVGDAVSGMMLKTVFKIQSLRERKLILEFDQKYHGVVKVGQTFEYRVDGDNKAYKGVISKVYPYADFKNRKMRAEVKAKDFTVGLFGDGYIIVDGK
- a CDS encoding efflux RND transporter permease subunit, with amino-acid sequence MYKLAINRPIATLMYVFTLVIFGYMSFKSMPSALYPNVDFPLVTVKTIYPGVEADTIESQVTEKIEEAVSRIGGVDSITSTSSDGVSVVIVKFFLERNIDEATNDVRDKVSAVVLPRDAQTPLVSKLDIGGAPVINVFLTAKKESLQHLMVFADEKVKPALQKINGVGAINIIGYKDREIKIFPDIYKLNKFGITVKELNDIVARENVKIGGGKLITKTKEIVLKTKADALSVDELKNIIVKDDLRLKDLATVVDSLSDAKSYSSYNGTPGVMLEVQKISGTNTIDIVNRVKATIPQLKKMAGEKYGVATLQDTTPFIIHSLEDVKFDLIYGAFLAVIIIFVFLRNFTITLVSALSIPISILGTIALMNFMGFDLNKMTLIGLTLAIGIIIDDAIVVLENIYKKMEAGMDKFEAALYGVKEMAFAILAISAMLLAVFLPVAHMSGIVGKFFESFAMTVGFAVIISYTVAMSFMPSLSARVLHKGESRFYNITEPIFQLLDRIYAVTLKFVLRFKVLTLLFVIGVFVASLSLFPKIGMDFLPKEDKAEFEIKLRAPTGISLDEMIRESKEVENMVHADKNVVFTTLSVGYNSVKEKNKALIYVKLTPKAKRVKNQEEIIQSFRQKLKAFSDKMFITAAAIPNIKGAGVTVPYQIVLTGDSFDKLDMARKNLMDYLAKKKGFVDIDSNLDEGKPQIDIKIIRENANRVGISAAQIAKAVSIAFSSDLEISYFEYSGKQYKITLRLPDSERVSIDDLKKIELRAKNGQLISLDGLVEFHKSQSLASIYHYNRQRQVTIYSDLFGLDLGGAVKYTQEGVDKWLPKGVNYKFTGFAEEMGKTMKAFGVAIGLSVILMFIILAILYESLIQPIIIMMALPLSIIGVMIALYLTQLHFSLFVMIGFMLLMGMVGKNAVLLVDFANEAVAKGKDADEALLEAGEKRLRPILMTTIAMIFAMLPLALSNSLGSETKAPMAISIIGGLVSSMVLTLLVVPVIYKMINPLDRWLRKWYEKKIENDTLVKEA
- a CDS encoding HlyD family secretion protein, with product MQIFKKYWLAIFIVILLVIASVMIYTKLHPKTLASNLVEGTGRMDGDLVNLNAKYAGRLEKIFVDEGVPVTKGMVVGILKSKELEAQKASLQEQIKAKEIEQDISKTAIPLQLEQAKQQLSSAKASQNAIEQNISIQKEVLAQAKRDFKRSQKLYKSKSIDKHAFELAQLKVDTENKKLAALNEQLKEIESAVKLAKISVTNAQAAQQNLLAIQAGIKALKASKEQVDAMINEMTLRSPIDGVTVEKIANEGEVIGGGMPVATLLDPHSLYLKIFVDTIQNGKIKLGDKAVIFLDAYPDHPIEAKVVRIAQKAEFTPKEVSVRSDRIQRVFAVHLKPLKVDPLLKLGIPAIGVVSLDGKGLPNSLNDIPVL
- a CDS encoding ATP-binding cassette domain-containing protein; its protein translation is MAALEVKNVTVSYKKRVGIKDASLQAKSGEIIGFIGADGAGKSSLMHAIAGVLRFNGEVVYNGIAYHSPKEAEKIKPDIGLMPQGIGLVLYDTLTVGEHLSFFADIRGIKKDEKFYAYREKLLHMAGLGSFVDREAGKLSGGMMQKLSLICTLLHRPKLLILDEPTTGVDPLSRLELWEILDNIRKEEGTVILVSTAYMQEASKMDKILLFDEGEIIARGTNEELIDSIRPYVYEQSDCGNECLTFNKRTYSLNFLDVKHAEPTLEGLFFVNALQKKRLLPQVDIAQRDEELAMPPVVMQAKGVTKRFGNFTANDHVDIELKRGEILGLLGANGAGKTTFIKMLLGLYPIDEGELTLLEKVIKSGDDRQTLKSKIGYVSQHFALYNDMTVRENLIYFANMHHLPLDKALQRIEQYAKELGFKEYMEELPTNLPLGVNQRFSIAAALIHEPLVLFLDEPTSGVDTIARAQFWEILRKLKEKWNISILITTHYMSEAEYCDRVVLLKQGKKIADDTIENFYKSHPNAATFEDIFLSYYKDVS
- a CDS encoding ABC transporter permease is translated as MKITTIKAYMLKEFMELYRTRLIVMVYLLPTMILLLFGYGIRMDVTHARVLIIDNDKSQYSNMLTSKFEHTKYFNAQVSQMDEQSALRLIKQAKKDAIVIIPSSFEKRLLHGQKSEIGVFVDASFPTRATTIESYIEGTVLDAASEVAKKSGLASKGLITLNQRTLFNQAMRDEDAIVPGLIGLVLLVAPAILAALLIVKEKEKGTIFNFYASPLSKGEFLFAKLFPAFLLHSANIFILFLLAVYVFSVPFRGSFMLYWLSSELYVLISLSIGMLISVITSRQVVAVVLTVIITIIPGFLYSGILMPISSMVGESYYEAHSFPVMYYNHIIYDTFLIGQGLSSEKNILYLFILTGFAVVLFTAGRLLLKKEMK